The genome window CTAGGCTTTAGTATGAGGTGATAATCATATGCTAGATATGATGAATGAAACTTAAGTGGAAGAGGCCAACATACACATAAAAACGACACATTTCGACACTGACTTTCCAATAGGACCCAATTTACCTTGAATACTAACGCAATAACCTTTCTTATCCCAATCGACAAGCCAAAGTCCTCCCATCTGTTTTGGATCAACGAGAAGACATCACACACATGATGAAGCATACTCACCTTCCATATTCATCGTAAAAGATCTTGGCACCATCTTCGGACTCGAATTTTGGTACCTTCATGTGGTTCTACAAAATAACACCGAGTCCTACTACTATTAAAAGGAGGTTAAGATTTAATTTGGACATGAGATGAGAATATAACTAAAACACAACATGAATATACCAACATATCAAAATCTATATAAGGTAAATTATCGATGTGTTAGAATTGCACAATAATACAATACAGATGTACGAATTTTCATGCCTAGGTTTTTCGGATTGTAAAGTACTATCATTTCCCATTGTGTAActcaaaattaacattttagttatAGCTAAGAAAAAATCGAACACGGACGtgtttttaaaatcaaacaagCTATCAAAAACTcttgttttatattattcaaactttttatttttaacaatatttagTTAACGAAATCGATCAAATATactttataagttaaaattactccaaatatatatataaatcatattctTATTAAATACATATTCGTGGTCAACACTCATTCCAAATCCGGGTAACTCTtcctttcattttaaataaacatattatatatcaatatacACTTATACACTATCccaaatcaaattttacaaCCCCTAAAAAGGAACATCACCTATCCCATTGCACCCTCATATAGATTTCCGTACTACGAGTTCGAGTGACAGTTGGCAACAATCAATTGGTTGGTGCAGTCGAAGCCGAAGACAAAGATTGTATTGATTTGTCGGAGATTAATGACCCCTTTGTCAAGTTAATGCACTGAGACCGCCTCCTTTCATCATTTGTTTGAATTCGCTAAAATTAACCCTACCATCACCGTCTGCATCCACTTGCATTATCATCCTCTTGCAATCCTCGGCCTTTTCCCCTTGTTTGAGCCCTAGAGAGACCAAAATGGACCCCAATTCATCGACGGAAATGTAACCATCTCCGTTCTGATCGAAAACCTTAAACGCTTCCTTTATATCTTCCTCTTCATCTTTATCACTCATGATGGATTGATACAACTCACCGAACTCGTCGAAGTCGATGCAATTGTCGCCATTGACGTCGTATTTTTCGATCATTTGGATTAAGTCACCTTCGGGAATAAAGAT of Gossypium raimondii isolate GPD5lz chromosome 3, ASM2569854v1, whole genome shotgun sequence contains these proteins:
- the LOC105796390 gene encoding calmodulin-like protein 7, which codes for MDETELKRVFQMFDKNGDGKITKKDLIESLESLGIFIPEGDLIQMIEKYDVNGDNCIDFDEFGELYQSIMSDKDEEEDIKEAFKVFDQNGDGYISVDELGSILVSLGLKQGEKAEDCKRMIMQVDADGDGRVNFSEFKQMMKGGGLSALT